The genomic interval TAATCAACATTTCTACTGGAAGAAAGTAATAGGATACCCCTTGTTAGTTTTCCTCCCACCTGGGGAATTATGCACTGATACTGGTTAATCAGGAGGCATTTATGTCCAGTGTTGGGTTGAATAAGTGGATTGTGAGTGGCAACCTTGCCGCCGATGCAGAAATTAAGACGGTTGACCTCAAAAGTGGAGAGAAAGCTCAAGTGGCTGAAGCAACCCTCTACGTTCGTAAAGTCCGCAACTGGAAGGAGTCTTTCACCGTTTCCTTAAGTATCTGGGAACGTTCTCCAGCATGGCGTAAGCTTCCCTATTTGAAAAAAGGGTCGCTGATTATTTGTACAGGAAATGTTGAACCTAATCCCTATATTACTAAAACGGACAAAACTGCTAAAGCAGGTTTGGCAATGACTGTAGTTGATATTGATCTGGATAATGTGAAGAGTGGCGAAGAGGAAGATGAACAACCTCAAACAGAATCCCTTGAGGAGCCTACTGGGCAGGAGGCGCAGCCTGCACGATCGCAGAATCGCAAAAATGGCAAAGCGGCTGAAGCCGCAACATCAGCATAGAGAAGAGAGGAGGCAGGAGCCAGGAGGGGATGGGGGATGGGGGGATGAAAGGGTAGATGGGTAAAGATAGGGGGCGAGGCTTCTAACCTCTGTCTTCTGCTTTCCTCTTATCCTTCATCCCTCATCCCCCATCCTTCCCCTATCACCTACCACCTACCACCTTTCCCTACGGTTGGTCGATCGACAACACCGCTGCCCCCTGAATCTTGCCATGACGAAGGGCATCCAGGGCTTCATTTGCCGCCGTTAACGGAAAGGCTTCTACCTGGGTCAGGATTGGAATTTTGGGAGCCAGTGCCAGGAATTCTTCGCCATCGCGTCGGGTCAGGTTTGCCACCGATCGCAACACCCGCTCCTCCCACAGGAGTTCGTAAGGAAAAGCTGGAATCTCACTCATGTGAATTCCAGCACAGACCACGGTGCCGCCCTTTGCCACCGCTTTCAAAGAGATGGGTACCAACTCACCGACGGGGGCAAAAATGATGGCTGCGTCCAGGGGTTCGGGTGGTCGTTCATCGGAACCCCCTGCCCAGACA from Kovacikia minuta CCNUW1 carries:
- a CDS encoding single-stranded DNA-binding protein, giving the protein MSSVGLNKWIVSGNLAADAEIKTVDLKSGEKAQVAEATLYVRKVRNWKESFTVSLSIWERSPAWRKLPYLKKGSLIICTGNVEPNPYITKTDKTAKAGLAMTVVDIDLDNVKSGEEEDEQPQTESLEEPTGQEAQPARSQNRKNGKAAEAATSA